A single genomic interval of Spirosoma taeanense harbors:
- a CDS encoding FecR family protein — protein sequence MQQQYQQFTVRDFVLDDAFRRWVFQPDEQSMTFWHTFMLKHPGQQVAIDEAASLLLHLGTTYHDLTDASQQRIQQVLMQAFDERNASATPVRPMVTRQGWLGQRLYRRVAASAAVVLLVTAGLIWFKFSPHQERVHTAFGETRTVQLPDGSTVVLNGNSTLTFASNWPSDKPREVWLDGEAFFNVAKKPHRRGHVKFVTHASGLDITVLGTQFNVQTRRGQTAVTLVEGRVQLSKPDMPSGQIVEMKPGQFASTQPNIQRVDIRTEKPQLHTSWVQHQFAFENTALGEIAQQLRDTYGLEIIFEDSTLANRRFTGNLTNQSIETLLTTLSITFDLAVRQDGKRVVLEHNP from the coding sequence ATGCAGCAGCAATACCAACAGTTTACTGTGCGTGATTTTGTGCTGGACGATGCCTTCCGTCGATGGGTTTTTCAACCCGATGAGCAGAGCATGACGTTCTGGCACACGTTCATGCTCAAACATCCCGGCCAGCAGGTCGCCATTGATGAAGCCGCTTCCCTCCTGCTCCATCTGGGCACAACCTATCACGACCTGACCGACGCCAGTCAGCAGCGCATTCAGCAGGTTTTGATGCAGGCTTTCGACGAACGTAACGCTTCGGCAACGCCCGTTCGACCAATGGTTACCCGTCAAGGCTGGCTTGGGCAGCGCTTGTACCGGCGCGTTGCCGCATCGGCAGCGGTCGTGCTGCTGGTTACGGCCGGACTAATCTGGTTTAAATTTTCACCCCATCAGGAACGCGTTCATACGGCTTTTGGCGAAACCCGCACCGTACAACTTCCTGATGGCTCAACGGTCGTGCTGAATGGCAATTCGACGCTCACCTTTGCCAGCAACTGGCCCAGCGATAAACCGCGCGAAGTCTGGCTGGATGGCGAAGCCTTTTTCAACGTCGCCAAAAAACCGCATCGTCGGGGGCACGTAAAGTTCGTTACGCACGCGTCGGGTCTGGACATTACGGTGCTGGGTACGCAGTTCAATGTCCAGACGCGCCGGGGCCAGACGGCCGTTACGCTGGTTGAAGGGCGGGTGCAGCTCAGCAAACCAGATATGCCCTCCGGCCAGATTGTGGAAATGAAACCGGGACAATTTGCCTCAACGCAACCGAACATCCAGCGCGTTGACATTCGGACCGAAAAGCCTCAACTGCATACGTCCTGGGTGCAGCACCAGTTTGCATTTGAAAATACCGCCCTGGGTGAGATTGCCCAGCAGCTTCGCGATACTTATGGCCTTGAAATCATTTTTGAAGACAGCACCTTAGCCAACCGCCGATTTACCGGAAACCTCACCAACCAAAGCATCGAAACTCTGCTCACCACGCTCTCGATTACGTTCGACCTCGCCGTCCGGCAGGACGGCAAACGGGTCGTTCTGGAACATAACCCCTGA